From a region of the Erythrobacter neustonensis genome:
- a CDS encoding acyltransferase family protein, with protein MTRLASPARLDHRPEIDGLRAVAIASVVIGHALPAWLPGGFAGVDIFFVISGYLITAIIAGELAAGRFGLRQFWQRRIRRIVPALAVMLWVTAIAAWAILTPNEFVQFSKSLVAAALFGPNLLFARDVDYFATAAGYAPLIHTWTLGVEEQFYLVFPVLMLALFRWRRRAVVVAVAAITLASFALAVWHAPRWPLGAFYLLPTRMWELGLGALCALVPLPRHPHGLIAALGLALIAAGFGLIGPGTPAAGAWFLLPTLGAVLVIRHAHRGTLAGRMLGLRGVAGLGLVSFGTYLWHQPLLALGDYLWFGGLPVAARGALIVVAVGLGAASYRWIEQPVRRRKVLKRGAPLMLAAIFALAVPAALGAAGFAGWLLPASGPAAVRMDGLKPPLANIPVIIPPRGKLEFVLYGDSHAAQYYPALAERFGPGALISQSGCLAADNLRNNPPDWKYSADCDALPGQLADVLQDRGVRTVIWAQRWERTLYREGSGEAIGSTTEARGAALLLAALRRMKTRLPQDTRIVLVGNSPTAWAAGEQYAEGWLRCRAPLNTDCPMGYPAALAEGRAISAQLKAFAAATPGFAYIDPATSLCGPAQCWFVQDGTLNYWDGSHMTLSAARRVAESIDPALVPQASRMQATLP; from the coding sequence ATGACACGGCTTGCCAGCCCCGCGCGGCTGGATCATCGCCCCGAGATCGACGGGCTGCGCGCCGTCGCGATTGCCTCGGTGGTGATCGGCCACGCCTTGCCCGCGTGGTTGCCGGGCGGGTTTGCCGGGGTCGACATCTTCTTCGTCATCAGCGGCTATCTGATCACTGCGATCATTGCGGGCGAGCTTGCGGCGGGGCGCTTCGGCCTTAGGCAATTCTGGCAGCGCCGCATCCGCCGGATCGTCCCGGCGCTTGCGGTGATGCTGTGGGTGACGGCAATCGCCGCCTGGGCGATCCTTACGCCCAATGAGTTCGTCCAGTTTTCCAAGAGCCTTGTGGCGGCCGCGCTGTTCGGGCCGAATCTGCTGTTCGCCCGCGATGTCGATTATTTCGCGACTGCGGCGGGATATGCGCCGCTGATCCACACATGGACGCTGGGGGTGGAAGAACAGTTCTATCTGGTGTTCCCGGTGTTGATGCTGGCGCTGTTCCGGTGGCGGCGGCGCGCCGTAGTGGTGGCGGTTGCGGCAATCACTCTGGCGAGTTTCGCGCTGGCAGTGTGGCACGCACCGCGCTGGCCGCTGGGGGCGTTCTATCTGCTGCCGACGCGGATGTGGGAGCTTGGTCTTGGCGCGCTGTGCGCGCTCGTCCCGCTGCCGCGGCATCCGCACGGGCTCATCGCAGCGCTGGGTCTGGCGCTGATTGCGGCAGGCTTTGGCCTGATCGGCCCCGGCACCCCGGCGGCCGGCGCGTGGTTCCTGCTGCCGACGCTGGGGGCAGTGCTGGTGATCCGCCACGCGCATCGCGGAACGCTGGCGGGCCGGATGCTGGGACTGCGCGGGGTGGCCGGCCTCGGGCTTGTCTCTTTCGGCACTTACCTGTGGCATCAGCCGCTGCTGGCGCTGGGCGATTACCTGTGGTTTGGCGGTCTGCCGGTTGCCGCGCGCGGCGCGCTGATCGTGGTGGCGGTCGGGCTTGGCGCCGCGTCCTATCGCTGGATCGAGCAGCCGGTGCGCCGCCGCAAGGTTCTCAAACGCGGCGCGCCCTTGATGCTCGCCGCGATATTCGCGCTGGCGGTGCCGGCAGCGCTGGGGGCGGCAGGCTTTGCCGGTTGGCTGTTGCCCGCCAGCGGGCCAGCGGCAGTGCGGATGGACGGGCTGAAACCGCCGCTTGCCAATATCCCCGTCATCATCCCGCCCCGGGGCAAGCTTGAATTCGTGCTCTACGGCGATAGCCACGCGGCGCAATATTACCCCGCATTGGCCGAGCGGTTCGGACCCGGCGCGCTGATCAGCCAATCGGGCTGCCTTGCCGCGGACAACCTGCGCAACAATCCGCCGGACTGGAAATACTCCGCCGATTGCGATGCCCTGCCCGGACAATTGGCCGACGTGCTGCAAGACCGCGGCGTGCGCACGGTGATCTGGGCGCAGCGGTGGGAGCGCACGCTCTATCGCGAGGGATCGGGCGAGGCGATCGGATCGACCACCGAAGCGCGCGGCGCGGCGCTGTTGCTCGCCGCGCTCCGCCGAATGAAGACGCGACTGCCGCAAGACACGCGAATCGTGCTCGTCGGCAATTCGCCCACCGCATGGGCAGCGGGCGAGCAATACGCCGAGGGCTGGCTGCGATGCCGCGCCCCGCTCAATACCGATTGCCCGATGGGCTATCCCGCTGCCTTGGCCGAGGGCCGCGCTATCAGTGCGCAGCTCAAAGCCTTTGCCGCCGCGACCCCCGGATTTGCCTATATCGATCCCGCGACGAGCCTGTGCGGCCCGGCGCAATGCTGGTTCGTGCAGGACGGAACGCTCAACTATTGGGACGGCAGCCACATGACGTTGTCGGCCGCGCGCCGGGTGGCAGAATCGATCGATCCGGCGCTTGTCCCGCAGGCGTCGCGCATGCAGGCGACCTTGCCTTGA
- the purB gene encoding adenylosuccinate lyase, with amino-acid sequence MVPRYARPAMTALWEPEAKYRIWFEIEAHATQKLADLGVVPQSAAKALWDWWATNPAIDVAAIDAIEAVTKHDVIAFLDWVAREVGEEARFMHQGMTSSDVLDTTLSVQLARASDILLADLDALLAAIRTRAEEHKYTPTIGRSHGIHAEPVTFGLKLAEAYAEFARCRNRLIAARAEIATCAISGAVGTFANVDPAVEEYVAQKLGLAVEPVSTQVIPRDRHAMFFATLGVIASSIERVAVEIRHLQRTEVLEAEEYFSPGQKGSSAMPHKRNPILTENLTGLARVVRAAVTPALENVALWHERDISHSSVERYIGPDATITLDFALARLTGVIDKLLVYPARMEKNMNRMGGLIHSQRVLLALTQAGLTRDESYRLVQRNAMKVWESDGDLSLLDLLKADADVTAALTPSQLDEKFDLAYHFKHVDTIFARVFG; translated from the coding sequence ATGGTCCCCCGTTACGCCCGCCCCGCGATGACTGCACTGTGGGAGCCGGAAGCAAAATACCGCATCTGGTTCGAGATCGAAGCGCACGCGACGCAGAAGCTTGCCGATCTGGGCGTGGTGCCGCAGTCCGCGGCGAAGGCGCTGTGGGACTGGTGGGCCACGAACCCCGCTATCGATGTTGCCGCGATCGACGCGATCGAAGCGGTGACCAAGCATGATGTGATCGCCTTCCTCGACTGGGTCGCGCGCGAAGTGGGCGAGGAAGCGCGCTTCATGCACCAAGGCATGACCTCTTCCGATGTGCTCGACACGACACTGTCGGTGCAACTGGCGCGGGCGAGCGACATCCTGCTGGCCGATCTCGACGCGCTGCTCGCCGCGATCCGGACCCGCGCCGAAGAACACAAATACACCCCCACCATCGGCCGCAGCCACGGCATCCATGCCGAGCCTGTGACCTTCGGGCTGAAGCTCGCTGAAGCCTATGCCGAGTTCGCACGCTGCCGCAACCGGCTGATCGCAGCGCGCGCCGAAATCGCGACCTGCGCGATCAGCGGCGCGGTGGGGACGTTTGCCAATGTCGATCCCGCGGTCGAGGAATATGTCGCCCAGAAGCTGGGATTGGCGGTTGAGCCCGTGTCGACGCAGGTGATCCCGCGCGATCGCCATGCGATGTTCTTTGCCACGCTGGGCGTCATCGCCAGTTCGATCGAGCGGGTCGCGGTCGAAATCCGCCACCTGCAACGCACCGAAGTGCTCGAGGCGGAAGAATATTTCTCGCCCGGTCAGAAGGGGTCGAGCGCGATGCCGCACAAGCGCAATCCGATCCTCACCGAAAACCTCACGGGCCTTGCGCGCGTGGTGCGCGCGGCTGTCACCCCCGCGCTGGAGAACGTCGCGCTGTGGCACGAGCGCGATATCTCGCACTCTTCGGTCGAACGCTACATCGGGCCCGATGCGACGATCACGCTCGACTTCGCGCTCGCGCGGCTGACCGGGGTGATCGACAAGCTGCTGGTCTATCCTGCACGCATGGAAAAGAACATGAACCGGATGGGCGGCCTCATCCATTCGCAGCGCGTGCTGCTGGCGCTGACGCAGGCGGGCCTGACGCGCGACGAAAGCTACCGGCTGGTTCAGCGCAACGCGATGAAGGTGTGGGAATCGGATGGCGACCTGTCGCTGCTTGACCTGCTCAAGGCCGATGCCGATGTCACCGCCGCGCTGACGCCGTCACAGCTCGATGAGAAGTTCGATCTGGCCTATCACTTCAAGCACGTCGACACGATCTTCGCCCGCGTCTTCGGATAG